A window of the Gordonia humi genome harbors these coding sequences:
- a CDS encoding NlpC/P60 family protein, which yields MRADTGARWARRGSVVGAFALAGLLAAGPAVAAPNSANPVAALINQIADVDQNLSNLADAVAAKQETVNKSLVDFQNAVAARQLAVQANQGAKTSLEKVGAEVERAQRDFDAFVRSVYRQGDNRGAMTKYVASDDPEKVLEQMTAVDQVTRQQQGVIRKLQVARNQQANRVAATEVTKRQTQAAAEDASSRRDAAVTAYKDAQKAVAEQQTARGELIRQRDSLAERLAKLRGKPAAKSTETQPSTRPGAPALPTEVTDTLGKAVDSIPSKPVAGDDLVAQAAEAAAKLAADTGQALLASLIGNQQIPHSQLLDELGIGGTNPFSPGDDNTFTRIGNGSLGDMFGGTQGPSGPVNPGLRGPQAIELVVNRMKSQLGVTYAWGGGDANGPTLGIRDGGVADSYGDYQKVGFDCSGLMIYGFAGVGIDLPHYTGYQYTSGPQVPLSEMRRGDMIFYGPSASQHVALILGDGTMIEAPQSGDVVKISPVRTAGAMPNVVRLL from the coding sequence ATGCGAGCTGACACAGGCGCGCGCTGGGCTCGGCGCGGTAGCGTCGTCGGAGCGTTCGCGCTCGCGGGCCTACTCGCGGCGGGTCCGGCGGTGGCCGCGCCCAACTCTGCGAATCCGGTCGCGGCACTGATCAATCAGATCGCCGACGTCGATCAGAACCTCTCGAACCTGGCCGACGCGGTCGCCGCGAAGCAGGAGACGGTCAACAAGTCGCTCGTCGACTTCCAGAACGCCGTCGCGGCACGGCAGCTCGCGGTCCAGGCGAACCAGGGAGCCAAGACCTCGTTGGAGAAGGTCGGCGCCGAGGTCGAACGCGCGCAACGCGACTTCGACGCGTTCGTCCGGTCGGTGTATCGGCAGGGCGACAATCGTGGCGCGATGACGAAGTACGTCGCCTCCGACGACCCCGAGAAGGTCCTCGAGCAGATGACCGCCGTCGACCAGGTGACCCGCCAGCAGCAGGGGGTCATCCGTAAGCTGCAGGTGGCGCGCAACCAGCAGGCCAACCGTGTCGCGGCCACCGAGGTCACGAAACGGCAGACTCAGGCGGCCGCCGAGGACGCCTCCTCCCGACGCGACGCCGCCGTCACCGCCTACAAGGACGCGCAGAAGGCCGTCGCCGAACAGCAGACCGCGCGCGGCGAGTTGATCCGCCAGCGCGATTCGCTCGCCGAGAGACTCGCGAAACTGCGCGGTAAGCCCGCTGCGAAGAGCACCGAGACACAGCCGTCCACCCGACCCGGTGCGCCCGCACTGCCCACCGAGGTGACCGACACGCTCGGCAAGGCCGTCGACTCGATCCCGTCGAAGCCGGTCGCGGGCGACGACCTCGTCGCCCAGGCCGCCGAGGCCGCGGCCAAGCTCGCCGCCGACACCGGTCAGGCACTGCTGGCGAGTCTCATCGGCAACCAGCAGATCCCGCACTCGCAACTGCTCGACGAACTCGGCATCGGCGGAACCAATCCGTTCTCGCCGGGCGACGACAACACCTTCACCCGCATCGGCAACGGCTCTCTCGGCGACATGTTCGGCGGCACTCAGGGCCCGTCCGGCCCGGTCAACCCGGGACTGCGCGGACCGCAGGCGATCGAACTCGTCGTCAACCGGATGAAGTCGCAGCTCGGCGTGACCTACGCGTGGGGCGGCGGCGATGCGAACGGTCCCACGCTCGGCATCCGCGACGGCGGCGTCGCCGACAGCTACGGCGACTACCAGAAGGTCGGCTTCGACTGCTCCGGACTGATGATCTACGGCTTCGCCGGCGTCGGCATCGATCTGCCGCACTACACCGGATATCAGTACACGTCCGGTCCCCAGGTCCCGCTGTCGGAGATGCGCCGCGGGGACATGATCTTCTACGGGCCCAGCGCGAGCCAGCACGTCGCCCTGATCCTCGGCGACGGCACGATGATCGAAGCCCCGCAGTCGGGCGACGTGGTGAAGATCTCGCCGGTCCGGACCGCCGGTGCGATGCCGAACGTGGTGCGGCTGCTCTAG
- a CDS encoding DUF6676 family protein, translating to MSPEPVTVTVASPDPVGGRPADAWSKLDMPAIIKDLKATGVSAPADQVPELTKVVKDAEADGHDLYLVVIDESFSPFTVYRDIAHEIQTSTGGTVLVFGPTGLGTSSTDFSRVQIEDATSEMHKGVSIPQQAREIYDKATQPNVDWTLTTIVLIVVVVIGAVVARMLARRPKAAASDDAPPDAGDAGSSPDEV from the coding sequence ATGAGTCCGGAACCGGTCACGGTCACCGTCGCCTCACCCGATCCGGTGGGCGGCCGACCCGCGGACGCGTGGTCCAAGCTCGACATGCCCGCGATCATCAAGGATCTGAAGGCCACGGGGGTGTCCGCGCCTGCGGATCAGGTTCCCGAACTGACCAAGGTGGTCAAGGACGCCGAGGCCGACGGACACGACTTGTACCTGGTGGTGATCGATGAGTCGTTCAGTCCGTTCACCGTCTACCGCGACATCGCGCACGAGATCCAGACCTCGACCGGCGGCACGGTGCTGGTCTTCGGGCCGACGGGGTTGGGCACCAGCTCGACCGACTTCTCTCGAGTTCAGATCGAGGATGCGACGTCGGAGATGCACAAGGGCGTCTCGATACCGCAGCAGGCGCGGGAGATCTACGACAAGGCCACCCAGCCGAACGTCGACTGGACGCTCACGACCATCGTGCTCATCGTCGTCGTGGTGATCGGCGCCGTCGTCGCACGGATGCTCGCGCGCCGCCCGAAGGCCGCCGCATCGGACGACGCGCCGCCCGATGCGGGCGACGCCGGCTCGTCTCCCGACGAGGTCTGA
- the acnA gene encoding aconitate hydratase AcnA, whose product MSVNSFGARGTLEVGENSYEIFRLNAVPGTEKLPYALKVLAENLLRTEDGANITTEHINALAQWDPSADPSIEIQFTPARVLMQDFTGVPCVVDLATMREAITALGGDPNKVNPLSPAEMVIDHSVILDVFGTADAFERNVELEYQRNGERYQFLRWGQGAFDDFKVVPPGTGIVHQVNIEYLARSIMVRDGKAYPDTCVGTDSHTTMENGLGVLGWGVGGIEAEAAMLGQPVSMLIPRVVGFKLTGEIQPGVTATDVVLTVTDMLRQHGVVGKFVEFYGKGVAEVPLANRATLGNMSPEFGSTCAIFPIDGETINYLRLTGRDDDQLALVEAYAKEQGMWHDPDHEPAYSEYLELDLSTVVPSIAGPKRPQDRILLSESKVAFRKDIHNYVEEGNTAAHTQLDEAVEESFPASDPAALSFADDGAVRVQSAANGAEGRPTKPIKVSSAERGEFILDHGAVAVAGITSCTNTSNPSVMIGAGLLARNAVEKGLVSKPWVKTNMAPGSQVVTDYYEKAGLWPYLEKLGFYLGGYGCTTCIGNTGPLPDEISAAVNDNDLTVTAVLSGNRNFEGRISPDVKMNYLASPPLVIAYALAGTMDFDFETQALGQDTDGNDVFLKDIWPSAQEIDDTIKNAISQDMFRKSYADVFAGDERWQGLSTPEGDTFEWDDKSTYVRKAPYFDGMTAEPAPVEDIKGARVLALLGDSVTTDHISPAGPIKPGTPAAQYLDANGVARKDYNSLGSRRGNHEVMIRGTFANIRLQNQLLDGVSGGYTRDFTQEGGPQSFIYDASVNYKAAGIPLVVLGGKEYGSGSSRDWAAKGTVLLGVKAVITESFERIHRSNLIGMGVVPLQFPEGENAKTLGLDGTEVFDIEGVTELNNGVTPSTMKVTATRENGEKVEFDAVVRIDTPGEADYYRNGGILQYVLRNMIKA is encoded by the coding sequence ATGAGCGTCAATTCATTTGGAGCCCGCGGCACACTTGAGGTCGGTGAGAACTCCTACGAGATCTTCCGCCTCAACGCAGTTCCCGGCACCGAGAAGCTGCCCTACGCGCTGAAGGTTCTCGCCGAGAACCTCCTGCGCACCGAGGACGGCGCCAACATCACCACCGAGCACATCAACGCGCTCGCCCAGTGGGATCCCAGCGCCGACCCGAGCATCGAGATCCAGTTCACTCCGGCCCGCGTCCTCATGCAGGACTTCACCGGCGTCCCCTGTGTGGTCGACCTGGCCACCATGCGCGAGGCCATCACCGCGCTCGGCGGCGACCCGAACAAGGTGAACCCGCTCTCCCCCGCCGAGATGGTCATCGACCACTCCGTGATCCTCGACGTGTTCGGCACCGCCGACGCGTTCGAGCGGAACGTCGAGTTGGAGTACCAGCGCAACGGCGAGCGCTACCAGTTCCTCCGGTGGGGCCAGGGCGCGTTCGACGACTTCAAGGTCGTCCCCCCGGGCACCGGCATCGTGCACCAGGTCAACATCGAGTACCTGGCGCGTTCGATCATGGTCCGCGACGGCAAGGCCTACCCGGACACCTGCGTCGGCACCGACTCGCACACCACGATGGAGAACGGTCTGGGCGTCCTGGGCTGGGGCGTCGGCGGCATCGAGGCCGAGGCCGCGATGCTCGGTCAGCCGGTCTCCATGCTGATCCCGCGCGTGGTCGGCTTCAAGCTGACCGGTGAGATCCAGCCGGGCGTCACCGCGACCGACGTCGTCCTCACCGTGACGGACATGCTCCGCCAGCACGGTGTGGTCGGCAAGTTCGTCGAGTTCTACGGCAAGGGCGTCGCCGAGGTGCCGCTGGCCAACCGCGCCACCCTGGGCAACATGAGCCCCGAGTTCGGCTCGACCTGCGCGATCTTCCCGATCGACGGCGAGACCATCAACTACCTGCGCCTGACCGGTCGCGACGACGACCAGCTCGCGCTCGTCGAGGCATACGCCAAGGAACAGGGCATGTGGCACGACCCGGACCACGAGCCCGCCTACTCCGAGTACCTCGAACTCGACCTGAGCACCGTCGTCCCGTCGATCGCCGGCCCGAAGCGTCCGCAGGACCGCATCCTGCTGTCGGAGTCGAAGGTCGCCTTCCGCAAGGACATCCACAACTACGTGGAAGAGGGCAACACCGCCGCCCACACCCAGCTCGACGAGGCCGTCGAGGAGTCGTTCCCGGCGTCCGACCCGGCAGCTCTCTCGTTCGCCGACGACGGCGCGGTGAGGGTCCAGTCGGCCGCCAACGGCGCCGAGGGCCGTCCGACCAAGCCGATCAAGGTCAGCTCGGCCGAGCGCGGCGAGTTCATCCTCGACCACGGCGCCGTCGCGGTCGCGGGCATCACCTCGTGCACCAACACCTCGAACCCGTCGGTCATGATCGGCGCGGGTCTCCTCGCTCGCAACGCGGTCGAGAAGGGCCTGGTCAGCAAGCCCTGGGTCAAGACCAACATGGCTCCGGGCAGCCAGGTCGTCACCGACTACTACGAGAAGGCCGGCCTCTGGCCGTACCTGGAGAAGCTCGGCTTCTACCTGGGCGGCTACGGCTGCACCACCTGCATCGGCAACACCGGTCCGCTGCCGGACGAGATCAGCGCCGCGGTCAACGACAACGATCTGACCGTCACCGCCGTGCTGTCGGGCAACCGCAACTTCGAGGGACGCATCTCCCCCGACGTCAAGATGAACTACCTGGCGTCGCCTCCGCTGGTCATCGCCTACGCCCTCGCCGGCACCATGGACTTCGACTTCGAGACCCAGGCCCTCGGCCAGGACACCGACGGCAACGACGTCTTCTTGAAGGACATCTGGCCGTCGGCGCAGGAGATCGACGACACGATCAAGAACGCGATCAGCCAGGACATGTTCCGCAAGTCGTACGCCGACGTGTTCGCCGGTGACGAGCGCTGGCAGGGCCTGAGCACCCCGGAGGGCGACACCTTCGAGTGGGACGACAAGTCGACCTACGTCCGCAAGGCCCCGTACTTCGACGGCATGACCGCCGAGCCGGCTCCGGTCGAGGACATCAAGGGCGCTCGCGTCCTGGCTCTGCTGGGCGATTCGGTCACCACCGACCACATCAGCCCGGCCGGTCCGATCAAGCCGGGCACCCCGGCCGCGCAGTACCTCGACGCCAACGGTGTGGCCCGCAAGGACTACAACTCGCTGGGCAGCCGTCGCGGCAACCACGAGGTCATGATCCGCGGCACGTTCGCGAACATCCGCCTGCAGAACCAGCTGCTCGACGGCGTCTCGGGCGGGTACACCCGTGACTTCACGCAGGAGGGCGGCCCGCAGTCGTTCATCTACGACGCGTCGGTCAACTACAAGGCGGCAGGCATCCCGCTGGTCGTCCTGGGCGGCAAGGAGTACGGTTCGGGCTCCTCGCGCGACTGGGCCGCCAAGGGCACCGTCCTGCTGGGCGTCAAGGCCGTCATCACCGAGTCGTTCGAGCGCATCCACCGCTCCAACCTCATCGGCATGGGCGTCGTCCCGCTGCAGTTCCCGGAGGGCGAGAACGCCAAGACCCTGGGTCTGGACGGCACCGAGGTCTTCGACATCGAGGGCGTCACCGAACTCAACAACGGGGTCACCCCGTCGACGATGAAGGTCACCGCCACCCGCGAGAACGGCGAGAAGGTCGAGTTCGACGCCGTGGTCCGCATCGACACCCCGGGAGAGGCCGACTACTACCGCAACGGCGGCATCCTGCAGTACGTTCTGCGGAACATGATCAAGGCCTGA
- a CDS encoding TetR family transcriptional regulator, which translates to MPKVSDDRLAARRREILDGARHCFAEFGYEGATVKRLEETTGLSRGAIFHHFKDKEALFLALAREDAERMADVAAQEGLVQVMRDILARPKDFDWLSTRLEIVRKMRSDPNFRRAWEEQSADRERATFARLERKRQAGSLRSDVPPEVLVTYLDVILDGIVTRLASGQSTDDLHAVLDLVEQSVRKPRAES; encoded by the coding sequence GTGCCGAAGGTCAGCGATGACCGGCTCGCCGCGCGTCGTCGGGAGATTCTCGACGGCGCGCGGCACTGTTTCGCCGAGTTCGGCTACGAAGGCGCCACCGTGAAGCGGCTGGAGGAGACCACGGGCCTGTCCCGCGGTGCGATCTTCCACCACTTCAAAGACAAGGAGGCCTTGTTTCTGGCGCTCGCTCGGGAAGACGCCGAGCGGATGGCCGACGTGGCGGCACAGGAGGGCCTGGTCCAAGTGATGCGGGACATCCTCGCGCGGCCGAAGGACTTCGACTGGCTGAGCACGCGTCTGGAGATCGTGCGGAAGATGCGGAGCGATCCGAACTTCCGTCGTGCGTGGGAGGAGCAGTCCGCCGATCGGGAGCGGGCGACGTTCGCCCGCCTCGAGCGCAAACGTCAGGCCGGCAGTCTGCGCAGCGACGTTCCGCCCGAGGTCCTGGTGACCTACCTCGACGTGATCCTCGACGGCATCGTCACCCGCCTGGCCTCCGGCCAGTCGACCGACGATCTCCACGCCGTCCTCGACCTCGTCGAACAGTCCGTCCGGAAGCCGCGCGCCGAATCGTGA